One segment of Polyodon spathula isolate WHYD16114869_AA chromosome 20, ASM1765450v1, whole genome shotgun sequence DNA contains the following:
- the LOC121295624 gene encoding nucleoside diphosphate kinase A 2-like, with product MAGNQERTFIAIKPDGVQRGLMGEIIKRFEQKGFRLVAMKFQQASEELLKQHYIDLKDRPFYSGLVKYMGSGPVLAMVWEGLNVVKTGRVMLGETNPADSKPGTIRGDFCIQVGRNIIHGSDAVASAEKEIKLWFKPEELVDYKSCAESWIYE from the exons atggCCGGAAACCAAGAACGTACCTTCATTGCAATCAAACCAGATGGCGTTCAGAGGGGACTAATGGGTGAAATCATCAAACGTTTTGAGCAGAAAGGATTCAGACTGGTTGCAATGAAGTTCCAGCAA GCTTCAGAAGAACTGTTGAAACAGCACTACATTGACCTGAAAGACCGACCATTTTACAGTGGCCTTGTGAAATACATGGGATCTGGACCAGTTCTGGCTATG GTTTGGGAAGGTCTTAATGTGGTGAAGACTGGCAGAGTAATGCTGGGTGAGACCAATCCAGCAGACTCCAAGCCTGGCACCATCCGTGGTGACTTCTGCATCCAGGTTGGCAG AAACATAATTCACGGCAGTGATGCTGTGGCCAGTGCTGAGAAGGAGATTAAGCTGTGGTTCAAACCTGAGGAGCTGGTGGACTACAAGAGCTGCGCTGAGAGCTGGATCTACGAGTAA
- the LOC121295623 gene encoding nucleoside diphosphate kinase A-like, with amino-acid sequence MAGNKERSFIAIKPDGVQRGLMGDIITRLEKKGFKLVAAKFLQASEELLKQHYIDLKDQPFYSGLVKYTSSGPLLAMVWEGLHIVKTVRVMLGETDPAASKPGTIRGDFCMQLGRNLIHGSDAVASAEKEIKLWFKPEELVDYKSCTEGFLYE; translated from the exons atggCCGGAAACAAAGAACGTAGCTTCATTGCAATCAAACCCGATGGTGTCCAGAGGGGACTAATGGGTGACATCATCACCCGTTTGGAAAAGAAAGGATTCAAACTGGTTGCAGCCAAGTTCCTGCAg gCTTCAGAAGAACTGTTGAAACAGCACTACATTGACCTGAAGGACCAACCATTTTACAGCGGCCTTGTGAAATACACAAGCTCCGGACCACTTCTAGCTATG GTTTGGGAAGGTCTTCATATAGTGAAGACTGTCAGAGTAATGCTGGGTGAGACCGATCCAGCAGCCTCCAAGCCTGGCACCATCCGTGGTGACTTCTGCATGCAGCTTGGCAG AAACCTCATTCATGGCAGTGATGCTGTGGCCAGTGCTGAGAAAGAGATCAAGCTGTGGTTCAAGCCTGAGGAGTTGGTGGACTACAAGAGCTGCACTGAGGGCTTTCTCTACGAGTAA